One Anolis carolinensis isolate JA03-04 chromosome 5, rAnoCar3.1.pri, whole genome shotgun sequence DNA segment encodes these proteins:
- the LOC134299719 gene encoding uncharacterized protein LOC134299719, whose protein sequence is MAALHDVARRLLLEAKATQKTQADRRRQAGEELEEGDLVWLSSKYIKQAGGKFAPRYLGPFPIVKKISSVAFRLRLPSTFKIHPVFHRSLLKLDTSGRRGAVAEDITAVSPPSEEEAFVRGDSVMVEPHGSTTGRRGRKTPRESDTLEERERKRLRDIFAEPSDEDSFEGFTERMEEEMVSSEEDDMEWTRVREDLGATGNDSMEGDWGPSGLDPWTSWRDGTGSTAGDAVGRSQRCSSSDEESDEETPGLKRTADSNEDL, encoded by the coding sequence atggctgcgttgcatgatgttgcccgtcgcttactattggaagccaaggcaacgcaaaagactcaggccgaccgtcgtaggcaggcaggggaagagttggaagaaggggatttagtgtggttatcttccaagtacattaaacaggctgggggaaagtttgcgccacggtatttgggaccctttcctattgttaaaaagatttcttccgtagcatttcgtttgcgtttaccttctacttttaaaatccatccagttttccatcgttctctgttaaagttagatacctccggtcgtcgtggtgctgtagctgaggacatcactgccgtctctccgccttcggaggaggaggcctttgtgagaggggatagtgttatggttgagcctcatggctctactactgggagacgtgggcgtaagactcctcgagagtcagatactctcgaggagcgagaaaggaagcggctgcgagatatctttgcagaaccatctgacgaggattcttttgaggggtttactgagagaatggaggaagagatggttagctcggaagaggatgacatggaatggactcgtgtaagggaggatttgggtgccactggcaatgatagtatggaaggcgattggggaccttcaggattagacccgtggacaagctggagggatgggacgggatccacagctggggatgctgtggggcgtagtcaaaggtgttccagttctgatgaggaaagtgatgaggaaacgcccgggctaaagagaacagctgatagcaatgaggacttgtaa